In Helianthus annuus cultivar XRQ/B chromosome 8, HanXRQr2.0-SUNRISE, whole genome shotgun sequence, a single genomic region encodes these proteins:
- the LOC110873676 gene encoding uncharacterized protein LOC110873676 has protein sequence MASKLVMIVVIVLDLIAFGLAVAAEQRRSTATIRKDDEDEYNMCVYDSDISTGYGLGAFFFLLASQILIMVASRCFCCGKALNPTGSRACAVILFIFCWITFIIAEACLLAGSVRNAYHTKYRTIFSEQPPSCETVRKGVFAAGAAFVFFTGIISQFYYASYSKARGAFQPYGGEANVGMGAYK, from the exons ATGGCGTCCAAATTGGTGATGATTGTGGTTATTGTTCTGGATCTTATTGCTTTTGGATTGGCTGTTGCTGCTGAACAAAGGAGAAGCACT GCAACCATACGTAAGGATGATGAAGACGAATACAACATGTGTGTCTATGATTCCGATATCTCAACTGGCTATGGTCTTGGTGCATTTTTCTTTCTCTTGGCTAGTCAGATTCTGATCATGGTGGCTAGCCGATGCTTTTGTTGTGGAAAGGCTTTGAACCCGACCGGTTCAAGGGCTTGTGCAGTTATCCTCTTCATCTTTTGCTG GATAACATTCATCATTGCTGAGGCGTGTTTGCTCGCGGGTTCAGTGAGAAACGCGTACCACACCAAATACAGGACAATATTCAGCGAACAACCACCATCCTGTGAGACCGTGAGAAAGGGAGTGTTTGCAGCCGGAGCCGCTTTCGTGTTCTTCACAGGCATAATCTCACAGTTCTACTATGCATCCTACTCAAAGGCTAGGGGGGCATTTCAACCGTATGGTGGTGAAGCCAATGTAGGTATGGGTGCCTATAAATAA